The window TTTTATTACCGCCAAGGAAAAATTCACTCGTGGTATTCTTCATATTCCGGGATACAACAACACTTATTGCTATTACCAATAAAAAGTATATCCCAACAACAGTCCAGTCTAATAATTTGAAAGCACCTGCAGGCTGTACAGGAGAAACTATTAATACATTTGGGGTACGTGTTGCCGGCCTAACCTCGCCACCCGGAAATACCGTGCTACCACTCCAGGTAACCGCGGCCGTTGTTACCGGCGCCCAAAGATTAATATGATTATTTTCTTTAGGGAAAGATGGTATTTTGCCGAGTACAGACCAGGTATCGGTCACGATATTATAATCCCATATTTTAGTCGAAAAACCCGGATGCGCATCTTTTAACGCTCCCATTTTAGGAGCAAGGAGACCATTATCACCACCAAAAATCAGTAAGTGCGTTTGGCCGGATGAATTAGCCGGCGATGGCGCTGCAGCCACAGATTCGGGTACGGAGGCGATTTTTTTCCAGCCATGTATCGCTGAATAGCAATACGCATCCGAAAGGTATTTTCTTTTACCATCAATTAACTCAACCCCGCTAAAAAGATAAAAGTTTCCTTCCTGTGTGCCCGCCACACTTAACATGCGCGATGGGCCGGACCAGGAAGGGAGTACTTTCCAGGTATTAGCTTTTGACGACAGATCAAGCGACCAAAATATACGCTCTGTAGCAGTTGAGCCCGGGTCTTTAATCCCTCCCGCCATATATACCACATTCCCAATAACCACTCCCGCCGAATTGGCAATAGCGCCTGGCAACGGCGGCAATTTATCTAACTGAATTTGGCCGTTGATGTATTTTAGGATAAAGGCATCGGCATAATTGTCTTTGCTATTGCTTCCTCCTAAACAAATTAAATTGCCATTCCATGTAATAGATACACCATATCCCAGCGGTCTTGGTAATTTGCCTGCTTCTTTCCATTTACCGTTGGGTTTATCCAACACGAAAACTTTATCGGTATAAACTTTAGACGCGCCCGTCCATGGCTTACCCCCGTTGGGAAAATTTGATCCTCCCGCTACTACCAATACGCCATTAGATACGCCGGCAAAAGACCCTGCAAAGCCAACTGGGTCTGGTATAGGTGGTAATTTATCCCATTTCAAAAAAGATTGCCCCAGCACATTTGTATTAAAAATGACAGCTATTAAACCTATTAATAATTTCAAGAAATATCTTTTCATGTCTGTTTATCCGATTACGGCCAATCAGTATTATCTACGAGCTATCTTTTTAGCCATTTTATCTGTTTCAGACAATTTGAACCTTACACTGATAATTGAATTTTTATTGGGGCCGGGCCTGTACTTGATATAGGTAGTAGTTACAAATGTATTGTCGGGCAGTTGCTCCAGGCCAGCATATCCGCAATCGTAACTATTGTAGCTGTGTAATAGTTTAATACGATACTGGCCTGCGCGGCCTTTAATAATATCATCATAGGTACCTACCCAGGCTACAAAATGGTCTTTCGTTGGGCTTAGCGGACCAACATCCCTAAACGTAACCACTAATCTTCCGTCTTTGGCATAATGCGGATTATGCCTGTCGCCAAATAACCCGGGGGTTGTTTCCTTTGCTTCAGACCAATGCTTGCCCTCATCATTGCTAACCATATATAGCGCGCCCAGTTTACGCGCGTTTTCCCTAAGCAAACACAGCAGTTGTTTACCATCAGGCGATCTGATAATGCCTGGTTCGCTTGGGCTTAGTCCGGGTATCTTGAGTACGATCTCCCATGGCGACCAGGTAAAACCACCATCTGCGGAGATGCTTTGGCCAATTAAATTCCCTTTTTCATCGGTAGCGCCAGGAGGTTTTATGTTAGCCTGGGCCAGCAATTTTTTGCCACCTTCAATCGGTATAACGCTGGAAAACGGTACAATGGTAGTTAACCCGATACCTTTCATTGGCGTCCATGTTTTGCCGTCATCTTCAGAATATGATTCGTTAATTGTTCGTTCAGGCCCCCGTACAGCAAATACAAATAAGCGATAATGTCCATCGGGGCCAGGCAAACGATAAATTGTCGGGGCGTTATATACCTTTGTCCAATTATCCGGTGTATTTAATAACGGACTCCAGGTTTTTCCGCCATCATCGCTCCTTTTCATCGGTCCGCAAGGGCCTGCATGCCCATGTGTCCATACACAAAATATGGTTTTTCCATCAGGCATCAGTACAGTTGAAGGATGACCCTGATAAACGTCCGGCGTTCCGCTCTCAACAATAACCTGTCTCGAAGTATCAGCGGAGAGATCTATGGTCGGGATAGTTACATGTCTATCTTTAACCGTATCTACCTGGGCTACACAACTGTTAGCTATATATAGTAAAGGTAGTAGTAAATAAATAAATATAGTTTTCATAGGTTTACTTTTTTCTCCAGGGGTTTTGCATCGAATCCTTGCGTTGAAGGTCTGTGGCATTTTTATCTGTGGCATATGTTATGCTTAAAAGTAAATATCCATGACGGTCAAACGTCAATTCGGAGATCGGGCGCAAAACAGTTTGATATGATGACGGATACCCACCGTGTTGATAATTAATACTCAGATAGGTATCGGAAAGGAATGATACCTTTTCTAAATTATGATGTATATTGTTTTTGATTAACGTTACTGACTTACTATACAAAATATTATTGTTTGGTTCCGCAGTAAAATCAGGGTCGGCTTTATCATCGACACCCAAAATATAAGGGCCATAGTGCAAAACGCCTTTGATAGTACCCTTGATTTCCGAAATCGGGATATTTTCTCCAGAAGCAGTTATAATCGCTTTTTTCAGTAAAAAACCAATGCTGATCCGATCATCTGCTTTGATCGCTCTATTAAAGGAAATATATCCGTTTGCAATATTGGGGACCTCCTTTTTGCCGTTAATGTAGCAAACGGCATTTGATGCCCAGCCCGGCATTCTGAATAGTATTTGTTTATTGATTTGACGTATTTGAAATTGATAAAACAAGGTATCGCCTGCTTTTTTAAATCTTTGTATAGCGATATCCGCGTCCTTACTTTTATAATTAACATCCAGGTACAGGTCGACTTTGATTTTTGAAGAAGCGTTGTTAATGATATAGTTTTGCTGTACATCATACAACGCCCTTAAACCATGCATTGTACAACACCACCAGGCTGCATGTAAATAATGGGGTTCGGAGCCGGTTTCCGTAATGATATGGTGCCCAAAATCACCTGTATAATACTGATTGAAAAAAAGCGCATTAAATAGTGCTAACTCACCTTTTTCAAGATATTTTACTTCGCCTGTGACTTTATAAAGCCCTAATGACAAACGCACAAAATCAGCGGTTGAACAACCTTCATCACGCTCGATCGCGTCTTTTCCAAAATATTCTCTTACGCTACCGAATATAGTATAGTCCCCTGATGCAATAAGGTTATCATAAGCATTTTTTACATAGGTTAGATCAGCGGCATTTTTATCATAATCATACAACATCAATACGCCCCTTAAAGTGGTCAAATACCCATGGCTATGTTGTTTACCACGATCTGGAAGCAATTTGTATGCTTTTGATGCTTGTTCAGAATATTTATGATCTCCTGTTAATTGAGATAGTGTTACTAAACCTTCAATAAATTGAGTTACACATATAATTCCTGTGGCGCCGAAGCCATCCAGCCTTTTAACAATTTCGGGAGCAGCACAAACGCCATAAGCTTTTATGAAAAAATCGCCTAACTTCACTGCTGCTGCTAAAACTTCTTTATCATGATAACGGTTATAATAGGCCAATAACCCTACTAACATACGTCCGTTACCCCATAACAAGGCCATGTGCTGTTTTCCGATCTGATCTTCTGAAAATATAAGTCGCTGGTCGCCAAATCTGCCATCTGGCCCTTGGTATTTAATGGCATCTTTTACTAATTGATGAAGGTTTACTTTCGTCCTATTTTCGCCCATTAAAGACATTACTTCAATATATCTCCCGGAAAGATCCCCACTGAAATTATAAAACCTTCTTGCATTATCGTGTTCGATGTTTACATCGGCCAAAATGAATTTTTCAGTAAATACAGGCTTATATACATTTTCCGTTAACCGTCTATAAGCCATATTTATGCGGTAGGCTAATTCGCCGGCTGCGCGGCCGTTAACCTGCGCTATCCCATAGGTGGCATGTATAAACATCAATAATGCCATACCAATAACCCTTCTTTTTATTTGCTTCATGCTCATTGATATGAATTTATTTAATCACAAAAGTTTTTACATCGCCCTGTATAGTGATATCCGGATGCATTACAACTGCCCTAAACTCGTACTGTTTGTTTTTTTGCAACCCTTTTAACGGAATGACATAATCGCCTTCATTATTTTTTTTAATATACGCGGTGCTGTTCCATTCGGTACTATACAAATTTTCCGCGAAGCCGCCATACAAGCGGTATTCGAAACCAACACTTACCTCAGGCACCCTGCCTTTTTTAATCAGACTGCCTTTTAACATCACCTCATCATTTTGTATCACAACATCGCCGGTTACAATAATAGGTGGATCAAGCGCCGGTTCAATACCTTCCAACTTAATGGTGATGGGATCAGGCCATTTATTGTTATCATATATCCGCTGGGCCCTGACTACCGACAAGTGAAGGCCATCGGCTTTTTGCTCAAAACGGCACGACGCGTCTTCCTTATTCCGGTATTCTATAACCTGGCTATTTTGACCAAGTACCGATATTTTAGTTGACGCGGTTGATCTGACAGATTTGAGTATAATTTCCTTACGCTCGCCCAGGGCCCAATTGGGTTGTTTGGTTACAATGGCATATACCGTCTTTTTATCTTTTGATGCCGTAAACCAAATGTTATTTTCACGTACAATTATCCATGGACGCACATTTTGTATGGCTTCAGCATTTATAAAGTTCCAGGCAGCCATTTCTCTCAAGTTAACCTCCTCTTCGTATGGGATGTAACCGTCGGGATGCGGCCCCACGTTTAAAAGAAAATTCCCTCCTTTTGCACGTGCTTCAATTAGTAATTCAATTAGCTTTCCGCCTGTTTTTATATTATCGTTAGTTGGCTTGTAATTCCATTGTGTCCCCATCGTAATACATGATTCCCAAAATTGATCCAGGGCCACACCTGGCAATGTTTGTTCGGGCGTGTTAATCGCGCCTCTTGTTATAACCACATTTGGCTGAAGCGTCCAGGCAACCTCTTTACAGGGTTCTTTAGGTTCACCATCAATAAACAAAACATCTATTTTGCCGTAATTGGTAAAAAGTTCGGTAGTTTGTTGTTTCACCAATGCTTTATAGGCCTTTAATTCGCTTTCTTTAAACTTAATATCACCACGCTTAATTAATATTTTATGGTCGTACAAAAACTTAAAATCTTCCGGCGAATAATAAATTCCCACGGCTAAACCCGCCTTACGCACGCCTTCCACATATTGTTTTAGCAAATCTTTGCCATAGGGTGTATGCATGATATTAAAATCGGTTGATTTTGTATCCCAAAAACAAAAGCCCGAATGGTGTTTTACCGTAAAAACGATATACCGCATGCCTGCTAATTTGGCCAGTTTGGCTATCTCATAAGCATTAAATTTATATGGATCAAAAGTTTTGGGTAATTCATTATAATATCGACGTAAATAATCATCAGATGCGCCAACCAATGAATGACTGATGGTTATACCCAACTGGGCATCGACATTAAAATGTATAAACATCCCAAAACCTTTATCGCGTAACCATTCCTGTCGCTGCGGATTATTTCTGTTGCCAGAAAATTTATTATCATCTGTCTCCTTTTGCGCAAACCCTTTTAATGTACAGCAGCCGATAAACAGAACACTGATATAAAATTTAATCCGATGCATATATTGGGATGTTATATTAAAAACCATAAAAAATCGCGACTATTTATATCCTGGGTTCTGTTTGATGTTTTGCGGGTTTGTGTCAATCTGCTGTTGCGGAATGGGGAATAATCTGTTATGCGTATCTATCTGTACAAGTACACCGTTGTTGGTAATGTTATATTTTGTGAAATATGCATTCATTACGGTTTCCAAAGTATTGGTACGGACAAGATCAAAAAAGCGTAAGCTTTCAAATGCAAACTCTATCCTTCGTTCTTTTAAAATAGCCGTTCTTAAATCAGACTGACTAATTGTTAAGGGTTTAGCAGGCAGATTAGTACGCGGCGTTGTTCTAACTTTATTCAGGTAAACTACACCACCTCCCGGGTTCCCTGCTTCGTTTAAACACTCGGCATACATTAACAGCACATCTGAATAGCGAAGGATCGGAAAATCGACGCTGGTGTCGTTGGCTAATAAGATAGCCGGATCAAGATATTTGTTGACATGCGGCAACGCCGAGGTTACTGTACCTACGGTTATTGTCATGGATTCGGTTGCGGCCTTTCTGGCGTCATTAGGTTCAAATGCCTGATCAAGATCTGTTGTAGGCAGATTATACCCCTGGCCGCCAATAGGCTGTAGCTGCGTACCCATTGGAATAAAATTGACGTGCGCGGCCCTACCCTGGCTTGGCGTAAAGCCCCGTGAATATTGGATAGAAAAAATTATCTCTTTGTTATTGCCATTATTATATTTAAAAACATCCGCATAATTGCTCAGAAAGCCATAAATGCTGGCGGTATTATCAATAATATTTTTTAAAACAGGCGCGGCATCTGTGAATTTTCCCTGGAAGAGATAGACCCGGCCAAGCATTCCCAATGCAGCCCATTTAGTAGCCCTTCCTATATCGGCGCCTGTGTAGGTTGATGGCAATGCCGTTGAAGCATCTGTTAAGTCTTGCTGAATCTGCGCATAAACCTTTGCTTCGTCCGTTCTTGGATAAGCATACGTTTCGTCAGGTGAACTTAATTCTTTTACGATCAATGGTACGTCACCGAAAGTCTGAACCAGTGAAAAATAAAAGTAAGCTCTCAGGAACTTAGCTTCACCTATTATCCTGGTTTTTAAGATAGGGTCGTTAAATGTAACACCATCTATTCTGTTTAAAAGGATGTTGGCCCGGCTAATGCCTTTGTACAATGATGTCCAGCGCGTATTCAACACGGTTGATGATACGGTAACGGATGGCTCTATATCAAAAAAGTTAAAATCGCAAACGCCCGATAGGCATGTACCAGCACCTGGTTCAGCATCATCTGTAGTAATATCACCTACCATATAATCTGAGGCATTTGTCAATTGTAATACGGCATATATCGCATTATCCGCATTAATGATATCCTGTTGTGTGTTGTAAAACTCATCAGTAGTTCCACTTGTAGTGGGCTGAAGATTAAGAAAATCTCTTTTGCAGCATACAAAAAGCATGGTGCATATCAATATTGTAAGTTTCTTTTTCATAACAATGTGTACTTAAATTAAAATGAAAGATTGATACCAAATGTAACCGAGCGGCTAAGTGGATAGGAACCGTAATCGAGCCCTATTCCCTTAACGCCTTCGCCATATTGGTTTACTTCCGGGTTATAGCCAATGTATTTAGAAAACGTATATAGATTTTGCCCCGTAGCATATATTTTCAATGCGCTTATGCCCAGTTTTTTCAAAACGCTGGGTTTCACGGTATACCCCAACGATATATTACGGATCCTTAAATAGCTACCATCAAATAAATATCGTTGTACATTTGATGGAGCAAGGCCGATCGAGCCAATTCTGGGGTAGTTACCATCACCAGGTTCTGCTTCAGATTTCCAACGGTTAAGTACAGATACTGCTAATTGATTAAAGATAAGCTGGTTTGTACCTACAAACCTCGACCCTAAATAGTAAATATCTCCTCCCTGAACACCCTGCAACTGGATACTCAGGTCGAAATTTTTATAAGTAAACGTGTTGGTAATTCCATAAGAAAAATCCGGAGTTGGATTACCTAAAATAATCTGATCTGCCGGACTGATCACACCATCGTGATTAGTGTCCACAAACTTAGTATCACCGGGACCTGCCGCGGCCGAAAATTTCATTTGAGGATTAGCATCTACATCGGCCTGATTTTGAAATATGCCCGCTGTAGGATAACCATAAAATACGGCGAAGGGCTGGCCAACCTGGATAAGTTGAGTTACTGTGTTTTCACTGTTGGTGATAATAGATGCATCATCATCACCTAACTTAAGGACCTTGTTTTTATTAAATGAGAAATTCAGGCTGGTGCTCCAGCTAAACTGCTTTCCGTTAATATTGGTGGTTCTCAAATCAAGTTCAAGCCCTTTGTTTTCTACGTTACCTATATTACCGGTATAGGTATTAAATCCTGAATTACCAGGGATTGGCCTGCTGTATAACAGATCTGAGGTAACCCTGCGATAGATATCGGCACTTAAGTAAATCCTGTTCTTTAATAATCCTATATCAACCCCACCCCCTAATTGTTTGTTGGTTTCCCACGTTAAATTGGGGTTCGAAAAATTATTGGGTGCATAGCCCGTAGCTATCGCCCCATCGCCTGCGCCAAAATTATAATTTGAGGCAGCCAACACACTTTGCCATGCATAATTACCGATTGAAAAATTACCGGTTACACCGTATGATCCTCTTAATTTTAATTCACTTATGGTACTTACATTTTTAAAAAAGTCTTCTTCAGAAATTCGCCATGCTGCTGAAACAGAAGGGAATGTACCCCATTGATGTTGAGGCGCGAAACGGCTGGTACCATCGCGCCTAAAAGAAGCGGTTAAAATATATTTGTATTTATAATCATAATTTAACCTGGCTAAATAACTAATTAAACTCCAGGCCTGGCTGCTCAGTGAACCGCTAATAATAGAAGCCCCTTTAACATTTTTTACAAGATCATTAGCAAAAGTACCGCTTTGCCCTGTAAGCACTGTGGCGTCGGAATTACTTGCTTGTATGGAATAAACAGCGGTAGCATTTAAATGATGGTTATCGTAAAAGGTTTTATTATAACTAATTTGGTTATCCCAGGTATAATTACTGGCTGTCAGCCTGTTATCGGTGCTGGCAATATTGGCGATATTACCACTTTTCATCTCAGGGATATTTACCCCTACGGTAGCGGTACTCACGGTTGATGGTCTGTAAAAAAGCGTTGCAGCATTTTTATAGTCGCCGCCAAAACTCATTCTATACACCAGGTTCTTAATTGGGGTAAATTCAAGATAGGCGATACCTTGCACCCGGTATGTATTACTGTAGTTTAAGTAATTAGGGTCTTCTAACTTTTGCAGCGGAGATGTAATTGCTACGCTGCCGGTAAACGTTTTGGAACCTAATGTTTGCCCGTAGGTGCCATCCTCAAATTTGGCCGGAATAGTTGGCGGCATCATCAAGGCAGACAGTAAGGTGGCGCCATCACCCATTGAACCATTAAAATGACCATCGGTAGCCCTTAGGTTCTCTATCCCGTAGGTAGGGGCAATATTAAAGCCAGCCTTCAAATATTTATTCAAAGTCATGTTAACATTTGCCCTGAAAGCATAGCGTTTTAGATCGGTTGCTTTTAATATTCCCTGGTTAGCGTAATAATTCCCTGAGATGTAGTAATTCATTTTATCACTGCCACCTTGTGCACCTACCTGATAATTGGATGTCACGGCGGTTCTGAAGATTTCGCCCTGCCAATCTGTATTGGCTATCGCATCCGGGTTATCGTATATAGGTAAATACCTGTAAGCTGTCGGCCTGCTTGCATTGGGTGTAGCCGGATTTCCGCCACTCGCCAGCCAGGTGTATTGAAAGCCTTCTTTTTCAAATTGGATATATTGATCTTTGTTTAATACCTGCATTTTCTTGGTGGCCTCGCTTGCGCTGGTATAAAAAGAGAAATCGAA of the Mucilaginibacter boryungensis genome contains:
- a CDS encoding alpha-L-fucosidase, whose protein sequence is MHRIKFYISVLFIGCCTLKGFAQKETDDNKFSGNRNNPQRQEWLRDKGFGMFIHFNVDAQLGITISHSLVGASDDYLRRYYNELPKTFDPYKFNAYEIAKLAKLAGMRYIVFTVKHHSGFCFWDTKSTDFNIMHTPYGKDLLKQYVEGVRKAGLAVGIYYSPEDFKFLYDHKILIKRGDIKFKESELKAYKALVKQQTTELFTNYGKIDVLFIDGEPKEPCKEVAWTLQPNVVITRGAINTPEQTLPGVALDQFWESCITMGTQWNYKPTNDNIKTGGKLIELLIEARAKGGNFLLNVGPHPDGYIPYEEEVNLREMAAWNFINAEAIQNVRPWIIVRENNIWFTASKDKKTVYAIVTKQPNWALGERKEIILKSVRSTASTKISVLGQNSQVIEYRNKEDASCRFEQKADGLHLSVVRAQRIYDNNKWPDPITIKLEGIEPALDPPIIVTGDVVIQNDEVMLKGSLIKKGRVPEVSVGFEYRLYGGFAENLYSTEWNSTAYIKKNNEGDYVIPLKGLQKNKQYEFRAVVMHPDITIQGDVKTFVIK
- a CDS encoding SusC/RagA family TonB-linked outer membrane protein gives rise to the protein MRNLYILLLLCAFSINAHGALFENKPQASFYHLDISISGIVTGEDGLPLPGVSVKVKGTNMVTVTNENGLFKLNLKTLNGTLVFSSIGYISKEVIIKNALTYNVTLVADNKSLNEVVVVGYGTQQKLTVSNSISSVTAAQIEKQVTGNVLNALEGQMPGVEVRQGSGRPGDNPTVRIRGTGSVNASNAPLYVVDGLPLEDASDINSINPNDIAKIDVLKDAASAAIYGSRGGNGVIIITTKKGSAKKTKFDFSFYTSASEATKKMQVLNKDQYIQFEKEGFQYTWLASGGNPATPNASRPTAYRYLPIYDNPDAIANTDWQGEIFRTAVTSNYQVGAQGGSDKMNYYISGNYYANQGILKATDLKRYAFRANVNMTLNKYLKAGFNIAPTYGIENLRATDGHFNGSMGDGATLLSALMMPPTIPAKFEDGTYGQTLGSKTFTGSVAITSPLQKLEDPNYLNYSNTYRVQGIAYLEFTPIKNLVYRMSFGGDYKNAATLFYRPSTVSTATVGVNIPEMKSGNIANIASTDNRLTASNYTWDNQISYNKTFYDNHHLNATAVYSIQASNSDATVLTGQSGTFANDLVKNVKGASIISGSLSSQAWSLISYLARLNYDYKYKYILTASFRRDGTSRFAPQHQWGTFPSVSAAWRISEEDFFKNVSTISELKLRGSYGVTGNFSIGNYAWQSVLAASNYNFGAGDGAIATGYAPNNFSNPNLTWETNKQLGGGVDIGLLKNRIYLSADIYRRVTSDLLYSRPIPGNSGFNTYTGNIGNVENKGLELDLRTTNINGKQFSWSTSLNFSFNKNKVLKLGDDDASIITNSENTVTQLIQVGQPFAVFYGYPTAGIFQNQADVDANPQMKFSAAAGPGDTKFVDTNHDGVISPADQIILGNPTPDFSYGITNTFTYKNFDLSIQLQGVQGGDIYYLGSRFVGTNQLIFNQLAVSVLNRWKSEAEPGDGNYPRIGSIGLAPSNVQRYLFDGSYLRIRNISLGYTVKPSVLKKLGISALKIYATGQNLYTFSKYIGYNPEVNQYGEGVKGIGLDYGSYPLSRSVTFGINLSF
- a CDS encoding RagB/SusD family nutrient uptake outer membrane protein; the protein is MKKKLTILICTMLFVCCKRDFLNLQPTTSGTTDEFYNTQQDIINADNAIYAVLQLTNASDYMVGDITTDDAEPGAGTCLSGVCDFNFFDIEPSVTVSSTVLNTRWTSLYKGISRANILLNRIDGVTFNDPILKTRIIGEAKFLRAYFYFSLVQTFGDVPLIVKELSSPDETYAYPRTDEAKVYAQIQQDLTDASTALPSTYTGADIGRATKWAALGMLGRVYLFQGKFTDAAPVLKNIIDNTASIYGFLSNYADVFKYNNGNNKEIIFSIQYSRGFTPSQGRAAHVNFIPMGTQLQPIGGQGYNLPTTDLDQAFEPNDARKAATESMTITVGTVTSALPHVNKYLDPAILLANDTSVDFPILRYSDVLLMYAECLNEAGNPGGGVVYLNKVRTTPRTNLPAKPLTISQSDLRTAILKERRIEFAFESLRFFDLVRTNTLETVMNAYFTKYNITNNGVLVQIDTHNRLFPIPQQQIDTNPQNIKQNPGYK
- a CDS encoding beta-L-arabinofuranosidase domain-containing protein, with translation MKQIKRRVIGMALLMFIHATYGIAQVNGRAAGELAYRINMAYRRLTENVYKPVFTEKFILADVNIEHDNARRFYNFSGDLSGRYIEVMSLMGENRTKVNLHQLVKDAIKYQGPDGRFGDQRLIFSEDQIGKQHMALLWGNGRMLVGLLAYYNRYHDKEVLAAAVKLGDFFIKAYGVCAAPEIVKRLDGFGATGIICVTQFIEGLVTLSQLTGDHKYSEQASKAYKLLPDRGKQHSHGYLTTLRGVLMLYDYDKNAADLTYVKNAYDNLIASGDYTIFGSVREYFGKDAIERDEGCSTADFVRLSLGLYKVTGEVKYLEKGELALFNALFFNQYYTGDFGHHIITETGSEPHYLHAAWWCCTMHGLRALYDVQQNYIINNASSKIKVDLYLDVNYKSKDADIAIQRFKKAGDTLFYQFQIRQINKQILFRMPGWASNAVCYINGKKEVPNIANGYISFNRAIKADDRISIGFLLKKAIITASGENIPISEIKGTIKGVLHYGPYILGVDDKADPDFTAEPNNNILYSKSVTLIKNNIHHNLEKVSFLSDTYLSINYQHGGYPSSYQTVLRPISELTFDRHGYLLLSITYATDKNATDLQRKDSMQNPWRKK
- a CDS encoding sialidase family protein → MKTIFIYLLLPLLYIANSCVAQVDTVKDRHVTIPTIDLSADTSRQVIVESGTPDVYQGHPSTVLMPDGKTIFCVWTHGHAGPCGPMKRSDDGGKTWSPLLNTPDNWTKVYNAPTIYRLPGPDGHYRLFVFAVRGPERTINESYSEDDGKTWTPMKGIGLTTIVPFSSVIPIEGGKKLLAQANIKPPGATDEKGNLIGQSISADGGFTWSPWEIVLKIPGLSPSEPGIIRSPDGKQLLCLLRENARKLGALYMVSNDEGKHWSEAKETTPGLFGDRHNPHYAKDGRLVVTFRDVGPLSPTKDHFVAWVGTYDDIIKGRAGQYRIKLLHSYNSYDCGYAGLEQLPDNTFVTTTYIKYRPGPNKNSIISVRFKLSETDKMAKKIARR